GTAAATTACTACTAATATTATGTGCAACACAATGTTACTAGTTTAGATTCTTGTTAGTTCTTGTTGTTTaacttgatttgatttgatttcttttCCCCTTCTGTCTCTGTACAGCCTCGTCGTGCTCCGCGCCGCTCTCTGGACCTCAACAGCGCTCGCCGGCGAAACCCGGAGCGAACGTCACGTCCTCACACACGTTCACGGTCACTGGTGGATGGACCACCCTCCCCGCCTCCAGAGGAAGAAACTGAGGACAAATACAGCCTCGTGCGCAGAAACCCAAAttacgatgatgatgatgatgatgaagaggaggTGTGTTTCAGCCTTTAATATCAAGAGATGTTTTTTAATTCCCGTTCCCGTGTGCATGTTGAAAttatacagtactgttcaaaagtgtgggTTGGTGAGAGTGAAATATtaaactttaattattattatttttttttttctaatttaattcctgaatgcattttaaaatgtaatttctgtgatgcaaagttgcattttctagatgatTACTCTGGTCTTCAGCAGTGTTAGCATAAACACATTACAGTTAacacgagttacgtaatcagattacttttttcaagtaactagaaaagtaacgcattacttttaaacttacatcaaaatattatttactttttcaaacaagttacacaagttactttgttttcccatttattcactGTGACTCCTCTCGTGTCCCGTGTTGAGAGAAATTAGAAGTGAGGTGCAGAGTCACTTCCttcaaacttttaattttttttattaaaaataagcaAGCCCAACTTGGGTGACaagtaacaaaaaaattaaccatgcatTACTTTACAAATAGTTACTTTTTATAAAGTAACTTCCCCCAACACtgatcttcagtgtcatgtgatcattcagaagtcattatgatttgctgatcaagaaatgtttatttctttttcttttttttatcagtgttgaaaacagttgtgcttaagACTTGTTTTAGGAACATTATAATGTCTTAAATGCATCAAGTTTGAAAAGTTGAACATTTCTTTGAAAAGGATCAATCTGGTTGTCCCCACAGTAGTGTGCGTGCACTCTCAAGCTTTCATGTTAAATTAATGCGAGTGCCTCTGTATTGTTCGCTCGTGTGTGAGCAGAAGGAGCCACGTCGGCGCAGTTACAACAGCTCTCTGACGATCCCTCACGTCGTGAGGCCTGTGGAGGAGATCACTCGGGCTGAACTGGACAACATCTGTGTCAACGTCAGAGAGAAGATTTACAACCGGGCCACTGTAAGTCCCCCTTCCCAATCTAATGCTTTTACCATCACAACACCTGTTCGGCACCCAAGCTTTCATTTCTCAGCTTGTTTGAGGCACTGTAGACTCTTGATGAGCGTGTGGGCTGTGCTTTTGTCCATCAGGGATCAACCTGCCATCAGTGTCGACAAAAAACAACCGACACCAAGACCAACTGCCGCAACCCAGAGTGTGTGGGTGTTCGAGGGCAGTTCTGCGGGCCTTGTCTCAAGAACCGTTATGGAGAAGACGTCCGTGATGCCCTCCTGAACCCGGTTAGTCTTTATGCATATTGTAAAAGCATTGGCATCAGCATATGGGTTATTATAATCAGATCAGCTAGCATTTTTCTAAACGATTACATCGTGTTTCTGAGACATCACTGTTGTTTTCTTCTTCCTCTAGGAGTGGCTTTGCCCACCGTGCAGGGGCATCTGTAACTGCAGCTTCTGTCGTGCCAGAGAGGGCCGCTgtgctacaggtgtgctcgtgtACCTGGCCAAGTACCACGGCTACGACAATGTCCACGCTTATCTGAAAAGGTATGCAGCTGTGTTCGAAAAACAGCTTGGGCTGCCTATCTAGACAGCACTTTAAAGCATCGTCTGTAGACCACTCACTTAGAGACTGTTGTCAGTCACTTGGTTTTTGGGTGAACCTGTGAAAGCATGaccgtgacctctgacctctctccACAGTTTAAAGAAGGAACTGGAGGAAAGTGAATAAGATGGTTGCCATGTTCTGCGGAGTCGAACCCGAACTGACATCATCATCCTCAAGTAGCTCAATCATTGACATGTGATTCACTGAGCTTTCTTAAACTTGCTGCAGGTTGAGAAGCTTGCTGTTAATTTGAGTAGACCGTTGTGAGTTGTCTACATGAAATCCTTAagtttgcattgttttaaatgtcttttttaaattctttttcaaAGGGAGTGTTTTTATCTCTTCTGTATTGGTAAATTGTACAATTGTTGGCGGCAATACTTGTCTTTGCTGTTTTTTACGATGATTCTTCAGTCTGTAGGTTCTTCAGACGCTGTTATAACTGCGCTATGTACTGCTCTAGTACTTGAATAAAATTTGGGCTTTTTTAAGTTCTGTTGTCTTTGTGGGGAAATGTGAATCTTGTTCTTTGAAAATCTTTTTGTCACAAGTTTTGATGTTAATGACAGGGTCtctgcaggatttttaagctcaaatgtaagacctttttaagacctacacaaataaaattaattcggTGAGCGGGGCTGAGCAATGTCTACAGtaccatattaaactgtaaaaagcataatttataGTTCAGATACGAGTTTTcacaaaacataacattttataaaatgttaaactttACATTTAAGCCTTTAATCCATTTTTAAGAAAATGGTTGAgccaaaagtatatattttaacaaGTATTATTGATAAAATCTATcagttaaataatataaattaggaGTATGCCATatcaacaaaaaattatatcttgaTCATTTTCTTGGATTGTATCGATAACTAATTGCACAATATTTTGCTGTAGAGTGTTACTGTGCTGATATCTATAATTGTGCAAACAGCTGGCTCCTGAATTTTTTGCTATTCATCTTCTGTGTGAGAAGTTCAAAGCAATGATAAAAATCAATCATTTCCTACTAGTTTTAAGGCCATTTTTACCTTTAAGCcaattttttctaaaagtgtgcaccatttTTTGAGTCAAAATCTTGCATTTGGGGTGTTATGCAAATGAAATCAGTCTcaacaaaattcatctttgcaatgcagaggaaacagaagctgcattagaagtgtaatttagatgcatttacataCTGTTTTATGCAGCTCTGAgggacatggaatactttaacttataaaacataaataatgttttgatgttctaaacataaaacaatgaaaactgacgtttgaaattatttaaaaaatgaaaggttaatttaaatgtgaaattaaaaccacaagtaggtggcagcaagtcactaagtgagtcattgcgtttgaactgaatcatttacatGGGCTAAttattcagaaacgaaacaccgttgtggctgtgtttggaatgatttttgttgaagaaatagtATAAAACAGGAAATACAGTGTCTATAACTTAAGTCTCTTAATATTGAGTCCTTGTTTACTGAACTTGcataaatcaatatcacatttgtaatcatgctgacttttggaggaaaaaaaaatgtcactctTCACGTGATAGTAACTAACCAGatatcaaaaaagttgggacactctaaaaattgtgaataaaaaccgaatgcaatgatgtggaagtttcaaattatttttttttttattcagactacaacatagatgacatatcaaatgtttaaaagttgggacaaggccatgtttaccactgtgtggcattccCTCTTCTTTTTagaacagtctgcaaacgtctggggactgaggagacaagttgctcaagtttaggaataggaatgttgtcccattcttgtctaatacaggcttcttgctcagctgtcttaggtcttctttgtcacatcttcctctttatgatgcaccaaatgttttctatgggtgaaagatctggactgcaggctggccatttcaggacccggatccttcttctacgcagctatgatgttgtaattgatgcagtatgtggtctggcagtgtcctgttgaaaaatgcaaggtcttccctgagagagacgacgtctggatggagcatatgttgttctagaacttggatatacctttcagcattgatggtgcctttccagatgtgtaagctgcccatgccacacgcactcatgcaaccccataccatcagtcatgcagacttctgaactgagcgctgataacaacttgggttgtccttgtcctctttagtccggatgacatggtgtcccagtttgccaaaaagaattaaaaaaaaaaaatttccactttgccacagccttggcccagagaaaacacctgcgcttctggatcatgtttagatatggcttcttttttgacctatagatttttagccggcaacggcgaatggcacggtggattgtgttcaccgacaatgttttctggaagtattcctgagcccatgttgtgatttccattacagtagcgttcctgtatgtgatgcagtgccatctaagggcccgaagatcacaggcatccagcatggttttctggccttgacccttacgcacagagattgttccagattctctgaatctttggatgatattatgcactgtagatgatgataacttcaaactctttgcaatttttctctgagaaactcttttctgatattgctccactatttttcggcacagcattgggggaattggtgatcctctgcccagcttgacttctgagagacactgccaatctgagaggctctttttatacccaatcatgttgccaattgaccttataagttgcaaattggtcctccagtgTATGTGTATACACGTATATATTTGTCATGCCAAGCACTATTTTATTGGGCATGAACTGTAAAATCCTAATCTTCATTCAGTAACTcgcaaacttttctttttttttatgataaggaAAATGCCTTTCAACATTACGGTTAAATTATGTTGACTTAGTCTTGATTTTACTGACAGTTAACTTCTgagacttctttttttttgtagttaaattCTAAGGACagttgttaataataaaataggtGTTATAGAATGACAGAAATGACCAGCAGGAGTTTGCGTTCCCATATTTACCAAATGAATGGAGAAGCTCCTCTTGCATCTAACATCAGCACCACCCCCGACAAACATTTCATACTACATCAGTGAGTCCACCTCGATGTCTAGTTCAGCAGAAATTCAATCACGAAGGAATATCGTGGTGATTTGAACATGCCCTCAGCTCTTGCTCATCGTGCCCCTGTGGGTTAAGAGGGCATAAAGAGGGggacgagggggggggggggggggctattaccccccagccagagccctgcagAGGAGAACAGAGCGCTGTGATATACTGCAGTCTGCTCGTGTCCCTCATTAAGAGCTGCCACTAATGGTGTGGAAATAATTAGCAGACTCTAATGGGAAATCTTATACCTGTGAATCATTTTTCCCCGTTAAAGCTCTTTCACAACCCTCAGCTCACTTGTTCCTTGATTTGTTTCCATCCTCTCATTGAGATCGCCGCTGACTTTCTGAAATAAAACTCTTAATCCAGCTTTCACATTCTGTGTGATGGTGTGTTAGTCCCATGATACCACCAGTTCAGTTAGTGAGTGCTGTATGAAGCTGTGGACAGTGATGGATGCTTTCTTACCCAAAGTGTCCACAGTACACGGGACGTTCAGACTGAACATCATCAGATCTTGATCAGTGGTTTCCTGGATAGATTCAGGCAGAGGCAGAGGATTTCATCTGGTGGGGaaaaaataaacaccaaaaaGTGAAGCTCAAAAGTGAAGAAAACAGAAGCTCATTTTACAAATTCAACTCTTGAGAACTCTTGACTGTTACTTTTAGCAATTGTGTAACTTGCACGATTTGTACCAGTGGAACCCCCACGAAAAGCTTTGGGCTAGTTACTATTGAGAgggtttgttgtgaaaacctggcaacctaGTTTCTCATAGAGTTTCTCTGCCTATCCTGAGCCATTTCCACAAAGTTTTctgatttctttcttctttta
The genomic region above belongs to Carassius carassius chromosome 11, fCarCar2.1, whole genome shotgun sequence and contains:
- the LOC132152652 gene encoding cell division cycle-associated protein 7-like, coding for MRSKRQQVSSPSTRMNLRSYRSTAVVPVETSSSSSSDDSCDSFGSDGFGTSKRPLRQTRSSAPIEKVFNVLPATEKEDACSGFEKDLNDDMTHMKMDSDSETGSPVRKTRKSFTLRVAMKFPNKRASPSKPESKSKPEPKDSEGENFMLKRALNIKENKAMLAKLMAELDKVPGLIPRKALSQGNTPRRAPRRSLDLNSARRRNPERTSRPHTRSRSLVDGPPSPPPEEETEDKYSLVRRNPNYDDDDDDEEEKEPRRRSYNSSLTIPHVVRPVEEITRAELDNICVNVREKIYNRATGSTCHQCRQKTTDTKTNCRNPECVGVRGQFCGPCLKNRYGEDVRDALLNPEWLCPPCRGICNCSFCRAREGRCATGVLVYLAKYHGYDNVHAYLKSLKKELEESE